One segment of Maridesulfovibrio ferrireducens DNA contains the following:
- a CDS encoding helix-turn-helix transcriptional regulator produces the protein MRTETNQSSYQLPNTGFVRLVDVLKIIPVSKTTWWKGIQTGRYPKPVKLSERTTAWRVCDIRKLIEDIPTQDEINV, from the coding sequence ATGAGAACCGAGACGAACCAGAGTTCATATCAACTGCCTAATACGGGTTTTGTCAGACTTGTTGATGTCCTGAAGATCATTCCTGTATCAAAAACAACTTGGTGGAAAGGAATTCAAACGGGCAGATATCCCAAGCCTGTTAAACTATCCGAACGCACCACAGCATGGCGTGTATGCGACATACGCAAACTCATTGAAGACATTCCTACTCAGGATGAAATCAATGTCTGA
- a CDS encoding MobC family plasmid mobilization relaxosome protein, whose protein sequence is MNIKDEKRTAFVNTRVTPTEKAILTLQAKTEGMSLGDYVRVQLDRPRVRKTKAERQKVIQLVRIGNNLNQLARWANTYKKNAESAQVVLGLLEIEEKLKCL, encoded by the coding sequence ATGAATATAAAAGACGAAAAACGCACAGCCTTCGTGAACACAAGAGTCACTCCGACAGAAAAGGCAATACTCACCCTTCAGGCTAAAACCGAAGGCATGAGTTTGGGCGATTACGTGCGCGTGCAACTGGATCGCCCAAGAGTCAGAAAAACAAAAGCGGAGAGACAAAAAGTCATTCAACTTGTCCGCATCGGCAATAATTTAAACCAGCTTGCACGCTGGGCAAATACCTATAAAAAAAATGCCGAATCTGCACAGGTTGTGCTTGGACTTCTTGAAATTGAGGAGAAGTTAAAATGCTTATGA
- a CDS encoding relaxase/mobilization nuclease domain-containing protein: MLMKVFRHGVGRGSKVIGYVTDKNKREKSPPEVLRGDPDLVCDLIDTTSRKWRYTSGVLSWAPEDKVTPENEKKLMDGFESIAFAGMEPDQYSILWVRHSHAGHHELHFVIPRTELRTDKAFNPCPPGWDKQYNPWCELHNRRHNWARPDELRRARLVSPGSSIQSYKAGNASEVRKTVTEALVQGVEAGLIHNRQDIVKTLEDFGFTVPRKGKDYITIEQPQNENMSVSQKRKNRRIRLKGVLYGESWTAEQFKQRAELSRENETADGRASADFQRDNSKRIEVLQQRVADICKTRAEYHRSRYEKGCIRGQEVAAKLDPRHAPILKVPRSNLHGHDNNKLFSFGGRNLVLDKHSGQHPFRAFPEDRTTESNREQNQKLGSNNLSGKTPEILSSSARNEHGTDMESRKPSRHFTQGLSHERIKEDLIGDIEPNGKRTESPSGRSRSADSQDGKGNSRLPGFAERIGASLERVGNVVQAMKKLMRRIKKKPLRKVGRGR; encoded by the coding sequence ATGCTTATGAAAGTATTCAGACATGGAGTCGGACGAGGCTCAAAAGTCATCGGCTACGTTACCGACAAGAATAAAAGAGAAAAGAGTCCGCCCGAAGTTCTGCGCGGTGATCCAGATTTAGTTTGTGATCTAATCGATACCACTTCCCGCAAATGGCGTTACACCTCCGGCGTTCTTTCATGGGCTCCAGAAGACAAGGTTACGCCCGAAAACGAGAAAAAGCTCATGGATGGTTTTGAATCTATAGCTTTCGCAGGAATGGAACCGGACCAATATTCAATACTATGGGTACGACACAGCCACGCCGGACATCATGAATTGCATTTTGTAATCCCGCGCACAGAATTGCGAACAGATAAAGCTTTCAACCCATGTCCGCCCGGTTGGGACAAGCAATATAATCCTTGGTGTGAACTTCACAATCGCCGTCACAACTGGGCACGTCCAGATGAATTGAGACGTGCGCGTCTGGTCAGCCCCGGAAGTTCTATCCAGAGCTACAAAGCTGGCAATGCTTCTGAAGTCCGAAAGACCGTAACTGAAGCTCTGGTTCAGGGCGTTGAAGCCGGTCTTATTCATAACCGGCAAGACATTGTTAAAACACTTGAGGATTTTGGTTTTACCGTTCCCCGCAAGGGCAAGGATTATATAACTATTGAGCAGCCACAAAATGAAAACATGTCAGTTTCTCAAAAGAGAAAGAACCGCCGTATTAGGCTAAAAGGAGTGCTTTATGGAGAATCATGGACAGCCGAACAGTTCAAACAACGCGCTGAGCTTAGCCGAGAAAATGAAACAGCAGATGGACGAGCAAGCGCAGATTTCCAAAGAGATAATTCAAAAAGGATTGAAGTGCTTCAGCAACGAGTTGCAGATATCTGCAAAACGAGAGCTGAATACCATAGAAGCCGCTATGAAAAAGGATGTATCCGAGGTCAAGAAGTTGCAGCAAAACTTGATCCGAGACATGCGCCAATCCTTAAAGTTCCCCGTAGCAATCTCCATGGCCATGACAATAATAAGTTGTTTAGTTTTGGTGGGCGGAACCTTGTTCTGGATAAACATTCAGGGCAGCACCCTTTCAGAGCTTTCCCAGAAGATAGAACGACAGAAAGTAATAGAGAACAAAATCAAAAGCTGGGGAGTAACAACCTATCAGGAAAAACACCGGAGATTCTTAGTTCTTCCGCCAGGAACGAACACGGAACAGATATGGAAAGTCGGAAACCGTCCCGCCATTTTACTCAAGGATTAAGCCATGAACGAATTAAAGAAGACCTTATCGGAGACATTGAGCCGAATGGAAAAAGAACAGAGTCACCGTCTGGACGATCAAGATCAGCGGATAGCCAAGATGGAAAGGGAAATTCAAGGCTGCCGGGATTTGCTGAGCGAATTGGAGCGAGTCTTGAGCGAGTTGGAAATGTTGTTCAGGCAATGAAAAAGTTAATGCGAAGGATTAAGAAAAAGCCCCTTCGGAAGGTTGGGAGGGGAAGATAG
- a CDS encoding DUF4198 domain-containing protein, which yields MKKILIALIASIALFAAAASAHAHFGMLIPDTSIVSPEKKTINMELSFAHPFELAGMDLVKPKKFSVYHEGKETDLLSSLKKSKFLGHNGFTTSFKFKRPGMYTFFMEPTPYPEPAEDNYIIHYTKTIVSAFNEGEDWNKPLGVKTEIVPLTRPWGNYSGNVFQGIVLLDGKPAPYTRVEVELYNKDSKYKAPYECMVTQEVLCDANGVFTFACPKSGWWGFAALNDADYKIKGKTVELGAVLWIEMFSY from the coding sequence ATGAAAAAAATTTTAATCGCTTTAATTGCATCAATCGCATTATTTGCGGCGGCAGCAAGCGCACATGCACATTTCGGAATGTTGATTCCTGACACTTCTATTGTTTCTCCTGAGAAAAAAACAATCAACATGGAATTATCATTCGCACATCCTTTCGAACTTGCAGGAATGGATCTAGTTAAGCCCAAAAAGTTCAGTGTTTATCATGAAGGAAAAGAAACAGATCTTTTGAGTTCCTTAAAAAAGTCCAAATTTCTCGGTCATAATGGTTTTACAACATCTTTTAAATTTAAACGTCCGGGAATGTATACATTCTTCATGGAGCCTACTCCATATCCAGAACCAGCTGAAGACAACTATATAATTCACTATACAAAAACAATTGTGTCAGCTTTTAATGAAGGTGAAGACTGGAATAAACCTTTAGGTGTTAAAACTGAGATTGTTCCTCTCACCCGTCCTTGGGGAAATTATTCCGGCAACGTATTTCAAGGAATAGTTTTACTCGATGGCAAGCCGGCTCCTTACACACGTGTTGAAGTTGAACTTTACAACAAAGACTCAAAATATAAAGCTCCATATGAATGTATGGTTACTCAAGAAGTTCTTTGCGACGCTAATGGCGTATTCACTTTTGCTTGTCCTAAATCCGGCTGGTGGGGTTTTGCAGCTCTCAATGATGCAGACTATAAAATCAAAGGAAAAACCGTTGAACTTGGAGCAGTTCTTTGGATTGAAATGTTTTCATATTAA
- a CDS encoding DUF3987 domain-containing protein, whose product MSDMALMPSEGSNLLPSPASFPEGVLPARIEESLSVAASAYTVPFAVPAVTFLAVIGAAVGRTRGLEVKPSWITHPNLYWALVARSGMGKSPCSNAILKPIHERENTSFNEHKIELDTYELELREWQGSFARAQRKNDTPPEKPIYPTWEQIYVEDSTTQAVGSILSNNPRGILWYRDELSGMLADLGRYDNKGGDGGDKARLLSAYDCGPWKVSRSTKDALHIPHACVSIFGTVQPALLPSLFKHKDTVSGFLPRFLFIRCEQEAPPLWTSESFDGEPAKHIHELVYKALDLSFGSDNSPCIIKLSDAAKRDVKDWYDNQVLVHWYQPQLEQFEALAPKLRGAFFKLCLIIHMLDCWSMGKSELCPVHHESVQRTIILMEWLQEQQRQVWTLLSAGNKFQEASAIERRVAKAIVELSTKLNLSLLPTSKIVEFLNRDLPVSFHIIPDAVGKTYKKLGIETGRNSKERGAKLTPEIIGTLSKYFSTEKPVIGVIGVTKPFKSEELQSDKSMTPKVTPIFKASSDVTVKNDHKINNLQQK is encoded by the coding sequence ATGTCTGATATGGCGTTAATGCCTTCTGAGGGGAGTAACCTGCTCCCCTCTCCGGCTTCTTTTCCCGAAGGAGTGCTTCCAGCCAGAATTGAGGAGTCGCTGTCCGTTGCAGCTTCTGCTTATACGGTTCCTTTTGCCGTTCCAGCTGTGACCTTCCTTGCTGTGATCGGTGCGGCGGTCGGCAGAACCAGAGGCTTAGAAGTAAAACCAAGTTGGATTACTCATCCTAATTTATACTGGGCACTCGTTGCCCGTTCTGGAATGGGCAAAAGTCCCTGTTCGAATGCTATTTTGAAGCCTATTCATGAGCGAGAAAACACTTCATTTAATGAGCACAAAATTGAATTAGACACATATGAACTCGAATTAAGGGAATGGCAAGGCTCCTTTGCTCGTGCTCAACGTAAGAATGATACTCCCCCAGAAAAGCCAATCTACCCAACTTGGGAACAAATTTACGTCGAAGACAGTACAACTCAAGCCGTAGGCTCTATTCTCTCTAATAATCCCCGTGGTATACTTTGGTATAGAGATGAGCTGTCCGGCATGCTCGCAGATCTCGGAAGGTACGACAATAAAGGTGGTGACGGAGGCGATAAAGCCCGCTTGCTTTCAGCTTACGATTGCGGCCCTTGGAAGGTGTCCCGCAGCACAAAAGACGCTCTTCACATACCACACGCCTGTGTTTCAATTTTTGGAACAGTTCAACCTGCCCTGCTTCCATCTCTGTTTAAACACAAAGACACTGTTTCTGGATTTCTTCCAAGATTCTTATTCATCCGCTGTGAGCAGGAAGCCCCGCCCTTATGGACATCAGAAAGCTTTGACGGAGAGCCAGCCAAGCACATTCATGAACTTGTTTATAAAGCTCTAGATCTTTCATTTGGTTCAGACAATTCACCCTGTATTATCAAACTATCCGATGCAGCCAAACGAGACGTGAAAGATTGGTACGACAACCAAGTTCTTGTTCATTGGTATCAACCTCAACTCGAACAGTTCGAAGCACTCGCCCCCAAATTGCGAGGTGCTTTCTTCAAGCTTTGCTTGATCATTCATATGCTGGATTGCTGGAGCATGGGCAAATCTGAACTGTGTCCAGTGCATCATGAAAGCGTCCAGCGAACAATTATCTTGATGGAATGGCTTCAGGAACAGCAAAGGCAAGTCTGGACCCTTCTTTCTGCCGGGAACAAATTTCAAGAAGCTTCAGCCATTGAGCGCAGAGTTGCAAAGGCCATCGTAGAACTTTCCACTAAGCTCAATCTATCACTGCTGCCTACTTCAAAAATAGTTGAATTTCTCAATCGCGATCTTCCAGTATCTTTTCACATCATACCGGATGCTGTCGGCAAGACTTACAAAAAACTAGGCATTGAAACAGGACGCAACAGCAAGGAAAGAGGCGCTAAACTCACCCCGGAAATCATCGGCACGCTTTCAAAATATTTTTCTACTGAAAAGCCCGTCATAGGCGTCATAGGTGTCACTAAGCCATTCAAAAGTGAAGAATTACAGAGTGATAAGTCGATGACACCTAAGGTGACACCTATTTTTAAGGCGTCATCAGATGTCACTGTTAAAAATGATCATAAAATCAACAACCTACAACAGAAATGA
- a CDS encoding type II toxin-antitoxin system RelE/ParE family toxin: protein MKLTKIRWTKNAIRDLNSIRSYLAEQSDEEIMQSEAHRIWDGCQRLKQFPESGRPGRVPMTREVIISPYIIPYRIQGDAVDILNVFHSSQKY, encoded by the coding sequence TTGAAGCTGACTAAAATACGTTGGACAAAGAACGCAATTAGAGACCTTAACTCTATTCGAAGCTACTTAGCCGAGCAGTCAGATGAAGAGATAATGCAGTCCGAAGCACATCGCATCTGGGATGGCTGCCAACGACTCAAACAATTCCCTGAAAGCGGTCGTCCTGGCCGAGTCCCTATGACAAGAGAAGTTATTATCTCACCTTACATCATCCCTTACCGCATTCAGGGTGATGCTGTGGATATTTTGAATGTTTTCCATTCATCTCAAAAATATTGA
- a CDS encoding CopG family ribbon-helix-helix protein codes for MSTVTARVSDETATKLDALAKATNRSKSFLVASALERFLEEQSWQIAQTIDSLEQANNGEFATAFEVQSAFEKWGLKVEAD; via the coding sequence ATGAGCACAGTAACCGCCCGCGTTTCAGATGAAACCGCAACAAAATTAGACGCCCTAGCAAAGGCTACAAACCGAAGCAAGTCTTTCCTTGTTGCAAGTGCCCTTGAGCGTTTTTTAGAAGAACAATCATGGCAGATAGCCCAGACTATAGATAGCTTAGAACAAGCCAATAACGGCGAATTCGCTACAGCATTCGAAGTGCAGAGTGCTTTTGAAAAGTGGGGGCTGAAGGTTGAAGCTGACTAA
- a CDS encoding sigma-54-dependent transcriptional regulator, whose amino-acid sequence MKATILIVDDEKGHLAMLETVLGGWGYSTSSVTDGAEAITAVKDQPYDAVLMDVRMATVSGIEALEEIKAFNPAIPVLIMTAYSSVEIAVEAMKLGAYDYLTKPLNFDELKIILERALDHRRLSDENRSLKEAVSPEQTLGGIIGSSPAMAEVTEMVKVVAPTEATVLITGESGTGKELVARAIHFNSNRKHKQLVTINCAALSETLLESELFGHEKGAFTGADKRRDGRFMQANKGTIFLDEIGEIPLPMQAKLLRAVQEREVQRLGSDTPLPVDVRIVAATNRDLKKEVEKGNFREDLYYRLHVMALKMPALRDRQDDVPLLANFFLKQFADKNRKKIIGFTPVAMDMLIRHSWPGNVRELENTVERAVILSMGEYVTEKELPPSVVESYELNESTGANTLQLGGQPLEAIQKQAILATLEKTCWNKSEASKILNITRTTLNNKLKKYGM is encoded by the coding sequence ATGAAAGCAACAATACTTATTGTAGACGATGAAAAGGGCCACCTCGCGATGCTTGAAACTGTCCTTGGAGGCTGGGGCTATTCGACCTCTTCGGTCACAGATGGAGCAGAAGCAATTACTGCCGTTAAAGACCAGCCGTACGATGCCGTCCTTATGGACGTACGCATGGCGACGGTCAGCGGGATAGAGGCTTTGGAAGAAATCAAGGCATTCAATCCTGCCATCCCCGTATTGATAATGACGGCTTACTCATCGGTTGAAATAGCTGTTGAAGCCATGAAGCTTGGAGCTTACGACTATCTGACCAAGCCGCTAAATTTTGATGAACTCAAAATCATCCTTGAACGAGCTCTCGATCATAGGCGCCTGTCTGATGAAAATAGGTCCCTCAAGGAGGCCGTATCTCCTGAACAAACTCTTGGCGGCATTATTGGATCTAGTCCCGCCATGGCTGAAGTCACTGAGATGGTGAAAGTCGTTGCCCCTACTGAAGCAACTGTTTTGATTACCGGAGAGTCCGGGACAGGCAAGGAGCTCGTCGCTCGGGCAATACACTTCAATAGTAATAGAAAACATAAGCAACTCGTTACAATTAACTGTGCAGCCCTTTCCGAAACCCTATTGGAATCAGAGCTTTTCGGACATGAGAAAGGTGCTTTCACAGGTGCTGACAAAAGACGCGATGGTCGGTTTATGCAAGCCAACAAAGGGACAATTTTCCTTGATGAAATTGGGGAGATTCCCTTGCCTATGCAAGCAAAACTACTCAGAGCTGTTCAAGAACGAGAGGTCCAAAGGCTAGGCAGCGACACACCGCTACCTGTTGATGTTCGTATCGTTGCTGCAACAAACAGAGATCTCAAAAAGGAAGTAGAAAAAGGTAACTTTCGTGAAGATCTCTATTATCGTCTACACGTCATGGCCTTGAAAATGCCAGCACTCCGTGATCGTCAGGATGATGTTCCTTTGCTTGCAAATTTCTTCCTTAAACAATTTGCCGATAAAAACAGGAAAAAAATAATTGGGTTCACGCCTGTCGCCATGGATATGCTTATTCGTCATTCCTGGCCGGGGAATGTGCGGGAACTGGAAAATACGGTTGAACGGGCGGTTATACTTTCGATGGGAGAGTATGTGACGGAGAAGGAACTCCCCCCTTCTGTTGTCGAAAGTTATGAATTGAATGAATCAACAGGAGCAAATACTCTTCAACTTGGCGGGCAGCCGCTTGAGGCCATACAGAAACAGGCAATTCTTGCGACACTTGAAAAGACGTGCTGGAACAAGAGTGAAGCCTCAAAAATTCTCAATATTACAAGAACTACACTGAATAATAAGTTGAAAAAGTATGGTATGTAA
- a CDS encoding response regulator encodes MRNPHVLIVDDSKTIRSVLSSQLKSRSIDVTEAVDGLQGLNHIRKRHYDLVITDVIMPNMDGYQLCTEIKNNPETKSTPVIILSTNEKNEQIEKGFEVGAAAYITKNKAGKELFPYVQEILDKSKLLRDRLILVVDDSKYILKVVNSGLSDAGFNVITASNGSEAYEIASNELPDLILSDINMPVMDGIEFCDKIQKNPDLSSIPFVIMSSGGDRRTMRELLHKGASAFLVKPFNIDQLVITAEKLLSDHFKMVLQQRELLKTERNLILGSITSLIQALEARDPYTRGHSDTVASISVKIAKQMSFNPHDLERIEFAARLHDLGKIGIRDDVLLKPGPLTPEEFNLIKQHPSLGAEILRPIPSMEDVIPAVLYHHEKMNGQGYPHGLIGNEIPIWARVIAVADVYDALTTDRPYRKAMAHNKAMDIITQNSEFQLCPECVKTFKSVIPDNPMDSKELNLAECI; translated from the coding sequence ATGCGTAACCCGCATGTCTTAATTGTCGATGACAGTAAAACCATACGGTCTGTCCTGAGCTCACAGCTCAAAAGCCGGAGTATTGATGTAACTGAAGCAGTCGACGGCCTTCAAGGGCTTAATCACATTCGCAAAAGGCATTACGATTTGGTAATTACCGATGTAATCATGCCTAACATGGATGGATATCAGCTTTGCACTGAAATTAAGAATAATCCTGAAACGAAATCTACTCCCGTTATCATTCTCTCCACTAATGAAAAAAATGAACAGATAGAAAAAGGATTTGAAGTCGGAGCTGCGGCTTATATAACCAAGAATAAAGCAGGCAAAGAACTTTTTCCTTATGTACAAGAGATATTAGATAAATCTAAACTACTCAGAGATAGATTGATTTTAGTAGTCGATGATTCAAAATACATTTTAAAAGTTGTAAATTCCGGTCTTTCTGACGCAGGATTTAATGTTATAACAGCATCAAACGGATCAGAAGCTTACGAAATTGCTTCCAATGAACTTCCGGACCTCATTCTTTCAGATATAAACATGCCTGTTATGGATGGAATTGAATTTTGTGATAAAATTCAAAAAAATCCGGACCTTTCAAGTATCCCTTTTGTTATAATGAGTTCAGGTGGCGACCGTAGAACAATGCGCGAGTTACTGCATAAAGGAGCTTCCGCTTTTTTGGTCAAGCCTTTCAATATTGACCAGCTTGTAATTACTGCGGAAAAACTACTTAGTGACCATTTCAAAATGGTGCTGCAACAACGTGAACTTTTAAAAACAGAAAGAAATCTTATACTTGGCAGCATAACAAGCCTAATTCAAGCACTCGAAGCACGCGATCCCTATACACGTGGACATTCTGACACAGTGGCATCTATTTCAGTCAAAATTGCAAAACAAATGTCGTTTAACCCTCACGATTTAGAAAGAATCGAATTTGCTGCACGACTGCATGATCTTGGTAAAATCGGAATAAGAGATGATGTTCTTTTAAAGCCAGGTCCATTAACCCCGGAAGAATTCAATTTAATCAAACAACACCCTAGCTTGGGAGCCGAAATATTACGCCCTATTCCAAGTATGGAAGATGTTATACCGGCAGTCCTTTATCATCACGAAAAAATGAACGGTCAAGGCTACCCACATGGTTTGATAGGTAATGAAATTCCGATTTGGGCACGCGTAATCGCTGTTGCCGATGTGTATGATGCACTCACAACAGACCGTCCGTATAGAAAGGCAATGGCTCACAACAAAGCAATGGATATCATTACGCAAAACTCAGAATTCCAGCTATGTCCCGAATGCGTAAAAACCTTCAAATCTGTGATTCCCGATAATCCAATGGACAGTAAAGAATTAAATTTAGCCGAGTGTATCTAA
- a CDS encoding tyrosine-type recombinase/integrase: MALSVKQIQAAKPKDKIYRITDSNGLCLEIKPNGSKLWRFRYRFNGKGKMIGLGSFPATSLKDARNKREDQRKILESGIDPSDHKKGQKAAVSGENEFESISREWHSKFKPTWTEGHAKTIIRRLELNCFPWIGKTPVNQLDPPEILKVLRRIENRGAIETAHRVRSIIGQILRYAVATGRATRDSSADLKGAIPPAQEKHLAAITEPKEIGPLLRNIEEYEGGDITKYGLMLAPLVFVRPGELRHAQWDEIDLEIAEWRIPAGKMKARRPHIVPLSRQALEILNELKPLTGNGNYVFPSVRSKSRPMSENTINGALRRLGYSKEELTGHGFRSMASTNLNENGWKPDVIERQLAHVEGNSVRAAYNHADYLPERRKMMQWWADYLEALKNGNKIPNIKGD, encoded by the coding sequence ATGGCTCTAAGCGTTAAGCAAATTCAAGCGGCAAAACCCAAAGATAAGATCTATCGCATCACCGACTCAAATGGACTTTGCTTGGAAATTAAACCAAACGGGTCAAAGCTCTGGAGATTTCGCTACCGTTTTAACGGCAAGGGTAAAATGATAGGACTAGGCTCCTTCCCTGCTACTAGTTTAAAAGATGCTAGAAACAAGCGAGAAGATCAAAGAAAAATCTTAGAGAGTGGCATTGATCCATCAGATCACAAGAAAGGCCAGAAGGCAGCTGTTAGTGGAGAAAATGAATTTGAATCAATCAGCCGTGAGTGGCATAGCAAATTCAAACCCACATGGACCGAAGGCCACGCCAAAACAATCATTAGACGTCTCGAACTTAATTGCTTCCCTTGGATCGGCAAGACTCCGGTCAATCAACTTGATCCACCAGAAATTTTAAAAGTACTCAGGCGCATTGAAAACCGTGGAGCTATTGAAACGGCCCACCGTGTACGCAGCATCATCGGTCAAATACTACGTTATGCAGTAGCAACAGGCCGCGCCACTCGCGATTCCTCCGCAGATCTAAAAGGCGCAATCCCTCCCGCCCAAGAAAAACATTTGGCCGCAATCACTGAACCTAAAGAAATAGGCCCCCTGCTCCGCAATATCGAAGAATACGAAGGTGGAGACATTACCAAATACGGTTTAATGCTCGCCCCGCTGGTATTCGTCCGCCCCGGAGAACTGCGACATGCGCAGTGGGACGAAATAGATCTTGAAATAGCTGAATGGCGTATACCCGCCGGAAAGATGAAAGCTCGTCGCCCTCACATAGTACCACTATCAAGACAAGCTTTAGAAATACTGAACGAACTTAAACCGCTCACTGGTAACGGAAATTATGTTTTCCCAAGCGTACGCAGCAAATCACGTCCCATGAGTGAAAATACCATCAACGGAGCCTTGCGCCGCCTCGGATACAGCAAAGAGGAACTCACCGGACACGGATTTCGTTCTATGGCGTCAACAAATCTGAATGAAAATGGTTGGAAGCCTGATGTTATTGAAAGACAACTCGCCCATGTTGAAGGAAACAGTGTCCGCGCTGCATATAACCACGCCGACTACCTGCCAGAACGCCGTAAGATGATGCAATGGTGGGCTGATTATTTGGAAGCATTAAAGAATGGGAATAAAATACCTAACATAAAAGGTGATTAG
- a CDS encoding outer membrane beta-barrel protein, with translation MRILTLFILLLIFPLSAQAWQGKIIAVDSSTSLIVLKDGQDPVKIKISGIIPSPEVDKAKGKLECSSIALMKEAEINETGKNDENTILADVIINGQSLAQELIKIGVVQQIGNVSTTPQPESANADKSESVAAPADNISENPTSNKIISELSTNDDQISSDHQYVAPAPKQSYKSVPTQAPVIRYVQVQQQPQQLGFWPARPVQIIQPQAAAPSVTAPIATTTKTPSDFRQPGDIAQEEYDLAIRVKKGRPLKKNQGFFLSKKKSETFIGAAVGTQYSTKSKTDVPYASFGPSGGLTIRHFYPSGLGLGGDMMISGTSGRSGSLAASSNATNGTSYDYKSKSFNTYTFTASLLYRFYTDSKFTPYIAAQGGYSFFGYPNTDFNISDGAPVAGGGLGFLYEFDSGFTIGSDVRYLKTFGRKAHDPDGFLNTTINFGYTFD, from the coding sequence ATGCGCATACTGACACTTTTTATACTACTTTTAATCTTCCCTCTTTCAGCTCAAGCATGGCAGGGAAAGATTATAGCAGTTGATAGCTCCACATCTTTAATAGTTCTTAAAGATGGGCAAGACCCTGTAAAAATTAAAATTTCCGGAATAATTCCTTCGCCCGAAGTTGACAAAGCGAAAGGTAAGCTGGAGTGCAGCAGCATTGCTCTGATGAAAGAGGCAGAAATCAATGAAACTGGAAAAAACGACGAAAATACAATTTTAGCCGACGTGATTATTAACGGACAATCACTTGCACAAGAGCTGATTAAGATCGGCGTTGTTCAACAAATTGGCAACGTTTCAACAACTCCACAGCCTGAATCTGCAAATGCGGATAAATCAGAATCCGTAGCCGCACCTGCTGATAATATAAGCGAAAATCCTACTTCAAATAAAATTATTTCAGAACTGTCTACAAACGACGATCAAATAAGTTCAGATCATCAATACGTCGCGCCAGCGCCCAAGCAATCATACAAATCAGTACCAACTCAAGCTCCTGTCATTAGATACGTTCAAGTTCAACAACAGCCTCAACAGTTAGGATTCTGGCCTGCCCGCCCTGTTCAAATAATTCAGCCGCAAGCTGCTGCACCATCTGTAACAGCGCCAATAGCTACAACTACAAAAACACCTTCAGATTTCAGGCAGCCGGGTGATATTGCTCAGGAAGAATATGACCTTGCGATCAGAGTTAAAAAAGGAAGACCTTTAAAAAAGAATCAAGGTTTTTTTCTTTCAAAGAAAAAATCAGAAACATTTATTGGAGCGGCCGTAGGGACACAATACTCTACAAAGTCTAAAACAGATGTACCTTATGCTTCGTTTGGCCCTTCCGGAGGATTAACTATCCGCCACTTTTATCCTTCCGGGCTGGGACTGGGCGGAGATATGATGATCAGTGGAACTTCAGGAAGATCCGGCTCTTTGGCGGCATCTAGTAATGCAACCAACGGAACTTCTTACGATTATAAATCAAAAAGTTTTAACACATACACTTTTACAGCTTCTCTGCTTTACAGATTCTATACTGACTCTAAATTTACGCCTTACATAGCGGCTCAAGGCGGTTATTCTTTCTTCGGCTACCCGAATACAGATTTTAATATTTCCGACGGCGCTCCTGTTGCCGGAGGCGGTTTAGGCTTCCTTTATGAATTTGATTCAGGTTTTACCATCGGTTCAGATGTAAGATATTTAAAAACCTTCGGAAGAAAAGCACATGACCCGGACGGTTTTTTAAACACAACTATCAACTTCGGGTACACCTTTGACTGA